Genomic DNA from Thiosocius teredinicola:
GCTCGCCGATGCGCATGAAGTCGAAATCGGTATGGATGCCGATGCGCACCTCGCCGACCAACTCCTGCTGCAGATCCTGCGCCTGGCCCTTGAGCTTGGCCGCCGCGTTGAGGGTCTCGACGGCCTGTTCGTACAGCAAGCGGCCCTTCGGCGTGAGCTGCATGCCGCGTGACGTGCGTTCGAACAGGGTGACGCCCAGTTCCTCCTCGAGCGCCTTGATCTGCGCGCTGATCGCCGGCTGGCTGGTGAACAGCAGCTCGGCAGCGCGGGTCAGTGAGCCTTCGTCGGCGATCTTCACAAAGGTGTTCAGCTGGTAGAGCTCCATCGGCCCCTCCGCAGGCGTAACTTCCCCGCAAATTGAAGCAGATCGCAGCTGAAACCGCCCATCATATTTTCTGAAACCAGCCTTCGGAACAAACGAATAGTCGCCACCGGTACGCCCGGCTAAGTTTTCGCCCAGGCCGGCATTCCCGCCGGGTAACGCGACATCGGCCTGGCTCGAAAGCCCTGTGCAGCACTGCGTGATGCCGTTTTTCGGGTGGGCCGCGAAGGTCGCTGTGGCTAGTGTCGGAGCCGGTTTTGGAGGTAGCGAGATGAGTTCGATTCACATGGTTCAGCGCAGGATGGTGAGTTTGCCGTCGCTCTCGGCGTTGCTGCAGCGCGTTGGGCGGTTCGTGGATTCGCTGTTTGCGCTGGTCGCACTGATGTTTCAGCGGGCACGCCAGCGCCGGGCGCTGGCACGTCTGGACCCACGCCTGCTGCGCGATATCGGCATCAGCCCGGAGCAGGCGCGGCAGGAGATCGACAAGCCGTTTTGGCGGCAGTGAAAATAATCGTAGGTGATCGGCCGAAACGGGCGTATAAAGCCGCGTCCTGATTTTCGCTTGAGGCGACTTCTTTGGCCGCACTGCTTTCGACCTTCGATCCCGGCGACGGTGATGTGTTTACGCGCATCGCCGATGCGATCGAATGCGATGGGTACACGGTTATCGACGGCGCGCTGCCAACCGAACTGGTCGAACGCCTGTTCCTCAAGGTGAACGGGTTCGACGACGAGG
This window encodes:
- a CDS encoding DUF1127 domain-containing protein, which gives rise to MSSIHMVQRRMVSLPSLSALLQRVGRFVDSLFALVALMFQRARQRRALARLDPRLLRDIGISPEQARQEIDKPFWRQ